The Agromyces mariniharenae genome includes a window with the following:
- the argC gene encoding N-acetyl-gamma-glutamyl-phosphate reductase, which produces MTYSVAVSGASGYAGGEILRLLADHPDFEVRTVTAHANAGQPLVAVQPHLRAYTHLTLQETSAETLAGHDVVFLALPHGASGAIAAQLPDETLVIDCGADHRLERESDWAAFYGGDHHGAWSYGVPELPRLSGTQRDRLARTRRIAAPGCNASTVALSLAPGIRAGVIEDRDLVSVLAVGPSGAGKSLKAHLLASEILGSANPYSVGGVHRHIPEIAQALRWAGASEPTISFTPVLVPMSRGILATSTARIVPGTDAATVRAAWEDAYAGEQFVQLLPPGQFPRTADVLGANTALLGLAVDETAGRVVVVAAVDNLVKGTAGAAIQSANIALGIAESTGLPVNGVAP; this is translated from the coding sequence ATGACGTACTCCGTCGCCGTTTCCGGCGCGTCCGGCTATGCCGGAGGGGAGATCCTCCGTCTCCTCGCCGATCATCCCGACTTCGAGGTGCGCACGGTCACGGCGCACGCGAACGCCGGCCAGCCGCTCGTCGCGGTGCAACCGCACCTGCGCGCCTACACGCACCTGACGCTCCAGGAGACGAGCGCCGAGACGCTCGCCGGACACGACGTGGTCTTCCTCGCGCTCCCGCACGGGGCATCCGGAGCGATCGCGGCGCAACTGCCCGACGAGACGCTCGTCATCGACTGCGGCGCCGACCATCGGCTCGAGCGCGAATCCGACTGGGCGGCCTTCTACGGCGGCGACCACCACGGCGCCTGGAGCTACGGCGTCCCCGAGCTGCCGCGACTGTCGGGCACGCAGCGTGACCGGCTCGCACGCACCCGCCGCATCGCGGCCCCCGGCTGCAACGCGTCCACGGTCGCGCTGTCGCTCGCCCCCGGCATCCGTGCGGGCGTCATCGAGGACCGCGACCTCGTGTCGGTGCTCGCGGTCGGACCGTCGGGCGCGGGCAAGAGCCTCAAGGCGCACCTGCTCGCGAGCGAGATCCTCGGCTCGGCGAACCCCTACTCCGTGGGCGGCGTGCACCGGCACATCCCCGAGATCGCACAGGCCCTGCGCTGGGCCGGCGCGTCCGAGCCCACCATCTCGTTCACGCCCGTGCTCGTGCCGATGTCCCGCGGCATCCTCGCCACGTCGACGGCGCGCATCGTGCCCGGCACGGATGCCGCGACGGTGCGTGCGGCGTGGGAGGACGCCTACGCGGGCGAGCAGTTCGTCCAGCTCCTGCCGCCCGGGCAGTTCCCGCGTACCGCCGACGTGCTCGGCGCCAACACGGCCCTCCTCGGCCTCGCGGTCGACGAGACGGCCGGCCGCGTGGTGGTCGTCGCGGCGGTCGACAACCTCGTGAAGGGCACCGCGGGCGCGGCGATCCAGTCGGCCAACATCGCCCTCGGCATCGCCGAGTCGACCGGCCTCCCCGTGAACGGAGTCGCACCGTGA
- the tyrS gene encoding tyrosine--tRNA ligase: protein MSDPEILASQQNDASFEDVWEELNWRGLVHVSTDQAALKELLAGEPITYYCGFDPTAPSLHLGNLVQILTLRRLQLAGHKPLGLVGGSTGLIGDPRPTAERTLNTKETVAEWVGYLRGQVSRFLSGEGDNAVRMVNNLDWTSGLSAIDFLRDIGKHYRVGTMLKKDAVASRLNSDVGISYTEFSYQILQGFDYLELFRQYDCRLQTGGSDQWGNLTSGTDLIHRVEGEHVHAIGTPLITNSDGTKFGKSEGNAIWLDAAMCSPYRFYQFWLNTDDADVISRLKVFTFLSRARIEELEELVEREPFRREAQRVLAHEVTTLVHGPDATAAVLAASQALFGQGDLSVLDPDTLESALRELPNTTTSPNASIAQLLADTGLVASQSEGRRAIAQGGVSLDNVRVDDETATLEGRVPPGGMAVLRRGKKTLAGVFVE from the coding sequence GTGTCAGACCCCGAGATCCTCGCTTCCCAGCAGAACGACGCCTCCTTCGAAGACGTCTGGGAGGAGCTCAACTGGCGCGGCCTCGTGCACGTGTCGACCGACCAGGCTGCGCTGAAGGAGCTCCTCGCCGGCGAGCCGATCACGTACTACTGCGGGTTCGACCCCACCGCCCCGAGCCTCCACCTCGGCAACCTGGTGCAGATCCTCACGCTTCGGCGCCTCCAGTTGGCGGGCCACAAGCCGCTCGGGCTCGTCGGCGGGTCCACCGGGCTCATCGGCGATCCGCGCCCCACGGCCGAGCGCACGCTCAACACCAAGGAGACCGTCGCCGAATGGGTCGGCTACCTCCGCGGCCAGGTCAGCCGCTTCCTCTCGGGGGAGGGCGACAACGCGGTGCGCATGGTCAACAACCTCGACTGGACCTCGGGCCTCTCGGCCATCGACTTCCTGCGCGACATCGGCAAGCACTACCGCGTCGGCACCATGCTGAAGAAGGACGCCGTCGCGTCGCGCCTGAACTCCGACGTCGGCATCAGCTACACCGAGTTCAGCTACCAGATCCTGCAGGGGTTCGACTACCTCGAGCTCTTCCGGCAGTACGACTGCCGGCTGCAAACGGGCGGCAGCGACCAGTGGGGCAACCTCACGAGCGGCACCGACCTCATCCACCGGGTCGAGGGCGAGCACGTGCACGCGATCGGCACGCCGCTCATCACGAACTCCGACGGCACCAAGTTCGGCAAGAGCGAAGGCAACGCCATCTGGCTGGATGCCGCGATGTGCAGCCCCTACCGCTTCTACCAGTTCTGGCTCAACACCGACGACGCCGACGTGATCTCGCGGCTCAAGGTCTTCACCTTCCTGAGTCGCGCGCGCATCGAGGAGCTCGAGGAACTCGTCGAGCGCGAGCCGTTCAGGCGCGAGGCGCAGCGCGTGCTCGCCCATGAGGTGACGACCCTGGTGCACGGGCCCGATGCCACGGCCGCGGTCCTCGCGGCTTCGCAGGCGCTCTTCGGCCAGGGCGACCTCTCGGTGCTCGATCCCGACACCCTCGAGTCGGCGCTGCGCGAGCTGCCGAACACGACCACCTCGCCGAACGCGTCGATCGCGCAGCTGCTCGCCGACACCGGACTCGTCGCGAGCCAGAGCGAGGGTCGACGCGCGATCGCGCAGGGCGGCGTCTCGCTCGACAACGTACGCGTCGACGACGAGACCGCGACCCTCGAGGGCCGCGTTCCTCCCGGCGGCATGGCCGTGCTCCGGCGCGGCAAGAAGACCCTCGCCGGCGTCTTCGTCGAATAG
- the argB gene encoding acetylglutamate kinase codes for MTDENENGIPHAVEGAADDGADAASAHAKAQVLIDSLPWLKRFHGETIVVKFGGNAMVSAELQRAFAEDMVYLRYAGIKPVVVHGGGPQISSMLSRLGIESEFRGGYRVTTPEAMDVVRMVLSGQVNRELVSLINRHGPLAAGLSGEDAGLFTGRRRGAIVDGAEVDLGLVGDVVAVDPAAVHAQLDAGRIPVVSSIAPDAANPGQSLNVNADSAAASLAVALGAAKLVILTDVAGLYRDWPNRDSLVSVIDVPELIALLPHLESGMIPKMTACLEAVEGGVAKAAIIDGRIPHSILLEVFTQSGIGTEVVPA; via the coding sequence ATGACCGACGAGAACGAGAACGGAATCCCGCACGCCGTCGAGGGCGCGGCCGACGACGGGGCGGATGCCGCGTCCGCACATGCCAAGGCGCAGGTGCTCATCGACTCGCTGCCCTGGCTGAAGCGCTTCCACGGCGAGACGATCGTCGTGAAGTTCGGCGGCAACGCGATGGTGAGCGCCGAGCTGCAGCGCGCCTTCGCCGAGGACATGGTGTACCTGCGGTACGCGGGCATCAAGCCCGTGGTCGTGCACGGCGGCGGGCCGCAGATCTCGTCGATGCTGTCGCGGCTCGGCATCGAGAGCGAGTTCCGCGGCGGCTACCGCGTGACCACGCCCGAGGCCATGGACGTCGTGCGCATGGTGCTGTCGGGGCAGGTGAACCGCGAGCTCGTCTCGCTCATCAACCGGCACGGCCCCCTCGCGGCGGGCCTCTCCGGCGAGGACGCGGGCCTGTTCACCGGACGGCGCCGCGGCGCGATCGTCGACGGGGCGGAGGTCGACCTCGGACTCGTCGGCGACGTCGTCGCGGTCGATCCGGCGGCCGTGCACGCGCAGCTCGACGCCGGCCGAATCCCGGTCGTCTCGTCGATCGCGCCCGACGCCGCGAACCCCGGCCAGTCGCTCAACGTGAACGCGGATTCCGCCGCGGCATCCCTCGCGGTCGCCCTCGGTGCGGCGAAGCTGGTCATCCTCACCGACGTGGCCGGCCTCTACCGCGACTGGCCGAACCGCGACTCGCTCGTGTCGGTCATCGACGTGCCGGAGCTCATCGCGCTGCTCCCGCACCTCGAGTCGGGCATGATCCCGAAGATGACCGCATGCCTCGAGGCCGTCGAGGGCGGCGTGGCGAAGGCCGCGATCATCGACGGCCGCATCCCGCACTCGATCCTGCTCGAGGTGTTCACCCAGTCGGGCATCGGCACGGAGGTGGTGCCCGCATGA
- the argJ gene encoding bifunctional glutamate N-acetyltransferase/amino-acid acetyltransferase ArgJ, with protein MTVTAPAGFEAAGIAAGIKRSGALDLAVIVNRGPSNAAAAVFTSNRAKANPILWSEQAIADGQAAAIVLNSGGANCFTGPEGFQVTHHTAETAGSALGVSSGDVLVCSTGLIGEQLDIEVLEEGVLSAVARLTPQGGEDAARAIMTTDTKPKTVVVEGDGWRVGGIAKGAGMLAPGLATMLVVLTTDGLVPPARLDEALRAATRVTFDRLDSDGCMSTNDQVTLMASGASGVTPDPAAFTDAVTEACRSLALQLQADAEGASHDITIEVRGAVTEDDAVEVGRSVARNNLFKAAIFGNDPNWGRVLAAIGTTQAPFDPYLVDVSMNGVRVCHAGRPDAPREQVDLTPRATHVLIELHAGEASATIWTNDLTHDYVHENSAYAS; from the coding sequence GTGACCGTCACCGCACCCGCCGGCTTCGAGGCCGCGGGCATCGCCGCCGGCATCAAGCGCTCGGGCGCCCTCGACCTCGCCGTGATCGTGAACCGCGGACCGTCGAACGCGGCGGCGGCCGTGTTCACGTCCAACCGCGCGAAGGCGAACCCCATCCTCTGGTCGGAGCAGGCGATCGCCGACGGCCAGGCCGCCGCGATCGTGCTGAACTCGGGCGGCGCGAACTGCTTCACGGGACCTGAGGGCTTCCAGGTCACGCATCACACGGCCGAGACCGCCGGCTCCGCGCTGGGCGTCTCCTCGGGCGACGTGCTCGTCTGCTCCACGGGACTCATCGGCGAGCAGCTCGACATCGAGGTCCTCGAGGAGGGGGTGCTGTCGGCGGTCGCCCGGCTGACGCCACAGGGCGGCGAGGATGCCGCGCGCGCGATCATGACGACCGACACGAAGCCCAAGACCGTGGTCGTCGAGGGCGACGGATGGCGCGTCGGCGGCATCGCGAAGGGGGCGGGCATGCTCGCGCCGGGCCTCGCGACCATGCTCGTCGTGCTCACGACCGACGGCCTCGTGCCGCCCGCGCGCCTCGACGAGGCGCTGCGCGCCGCCACCCGGGTGACGTTCGACCGGCTCGACTCCGACGGCTGCATGTCGACGAACGACCAGGTCACGCTCATGGCGTCGGGGGCGTCGGGCGTGACGCCCGATCCCGCCGCGTTCACCGACGCGGTGACCGAGGCGTGCCGGTCGCTCGCGCTGCAGCTGCAGGCCGACGCCGAGGGCGCGAGCCACGACATCACGATCGAGGTGCGCGGCGCCGTGACCGAGGACGACGCCGTCGAGGTGGGCCGCTCCGTCGCCCGCAACAACCTGTTCAAGGCGGCGATCTTCGGCAACGACCCGAACTGGGGCCGTGTGCTCGCCGCGATCGGCACGACGCAGGCGCCGTTCGACCCCTACCTCGTCGACGTGTCGATGAACGGCGTCCGGGTCTGCCACGCCGGCCGCCCCGACGCGCCGCGCGAGCAGGTCGACCTCACCCCGCGCGCCACGCACGTGCTCATCGAGCTGCACGCGGGCGAGGCATCCGCCACCATCTGGACCAACGACCTCACGCACGACTACGTGCACGAGAACAGCGCCTACGCGAGCTGA
- a CDS encoding acetylornithine transaminase encodes MTDIDVLDWQARFDRRIMRSIGMPLAKLDHGRGARVWDDAGHEYLDFLAGIAVNSLGHAHPVFVEAVTAQASRLAHVSNYFTTEPALELAERLIRLAGAGEHGRAWFGNSGAEANEAAFKLARLNNSGGARSRVVALVDGFHGRTMGSLALTGKPHMREAFEPLPGGVEHIPATIAALEATIDESVAALFVEPIQGEAGVVELPDGFMTAARELTERHGALLIVDEIQTGAGRTGQWFGFQHSGITPDAITVAKGIGGGFPIGGLVTFGRASSLYSKGQHGSTFGGNPLATAVANAVLDEIETGGLVENAAARGGQIRERVDAIGSPLVTGTRGRGLLLGVALAEPVAMPLAAEAMRAGLIVNAANDSTIRMAPPLIIGDAEVDEFADKFSRALDAVASTRR; translated from the coding sequence ATGACCGATATCGACGTGCTCGACTGGCAGGCGCGCTTCGACCGGCGCATCATGCGCTCGATCGGCATGCCGCTCGCGAAGCTCGACCACGGCAGGGGCGCGCGGGTGTGGGACGACGCGGGCCATGAGTACCTCGACTTCCTCGCCGGCATCGCCGTGAACTCGCTCGGCCACGCGCATCCGGTGTTCGTCGAGGCGGTCACGGCGCAGGCGTCGCGCCTCGCGCACGTGTCGAACTACTTCACGACCGAGCCGGCCCTCGAGCTCGCCGAGCGCCTCATCCGGCTCGCCGGTGCGGGCGAACACGGACGGGCCTGGTTCGGCAACTCCGGCGCCGAGGCCAACGAGGCGGCGTTCAAGCTCGCCCGGCTCAACAACTCGGGCGGTGCGCGCTCACGGGTCGTGGCGCTCGTCGACGGCTTCCACGGGCGCACCATGGGCTCGCTCGCGCTCACCGGCAAGCCGCACATGCGCGAGGCGTTCGAGCCGCTGCCCGGCGGCGTCGAGCACATCCCCGCGACGATCGCGGCGCTCGAGGCGACCATCGACGAGTCGGTCGCGGCATTGTTCGTCGAGCCGATCCAGGGCGAGGCCGGCGTGGTCGAGCTGCCCGACGGCTTCATGACGGCGGCCCGCGAGCTCACCGAGCGGCACGGCGCGCTGCTCATCGTCGACGAGATCCAGACCGGCGCGGGTCGCACCGGCCAGTGGTTCGGCTTCCAGCACTCGGGCATCACGCCCGACGCGATCACGGTCGCGAAGGGCATCGGCGGCGGCTTCCCGATCGGCGGACTCGTCACGTTCGGGCGCGCATCGTCGCTCTACTCGAAGGGCCAGCACGGCTCGACGTTCGGCGGCAACCCGCTCGCCACCGCGGTCGCCAACGCCGTGCTCGACGAGATCGAGACCGGCGGACTCGTCGAGAACGCCGCCGCGCGCGGCGGCCAGATCCGCGAGCGCGTCGACGCGATCGGCTCGCCGCTCGTCACGGGCACCCGCGGACGCGGACTGCTCCTCGGCGTCGCCCTCGCCGAGCCGGTCGCCATGCCGCTCGCGGCCGAGGCGATGCGCGCCGGCCTCATCGTCAACGCCGCCAACGACTCGACCATCCGCATGGCGCCGCCGCTCATCATCGGCGACGCCGAGGTCGACGAGTTCGCCGACAAGTTCTCCCGAGCACTCGACGCCGTCGCGTCGACGCGCCGCTGA
- a CDS encoding DNA-binding protein, whose translation MFVITADQVASRRDADRTGALVEALAERYADQLVLPADQTAGDEIQLVTRSASTALAVVLDATRTGRWSVGLGVGGIRMPLPDAARKASGSAFIAAREAVGAAKRADGRFALRAAGDPQAAADLEALVRLLLLLRERRTEPGWEVVELMRTGHQQKEAAAILDVSAAAVSARLKAAMWRAEEDARPVLERLLAELDERLAAHSAGESGTAAAE comes from the coding sequence ATGTTCGTCATCACCGCCGACCAGGTCGCCAGCCGCCGCGACGCCGACCGCACGGGCGCCCTCGTCGAGGCGCTCGCCGAGCGCTACGCCGACCAGCTCGTGCTCCCCGCCGACCAGACCGCCGGCGACGAGATCCAGCTCGTCACGCGCTCGGCGTCCACCGCCCTCGCCGTCGTGCTCGACGCCACGCGCACCGGACGGTGGAGCGTCGGGCTGGGCGTCGGCGGCATCCGGATGCCGCTGCCCGATGCCGCACGCAAGGCCTCCGGGTCGGCGTTCATCGCGGCCCGCGAAGCGGTGGGGGCCGCGAAGCGCGCCGACGGCCGGTTCGCGCTGCGCGCCGCGGGCGATCCGCAGGCGGCGGCCGATCTCGAGGCGCTGGTCCGGCTCCTCCTGCTGCTCCGCGAGCGCCGAACCGAGCCCGGCTGGGAGGTCGTCGAGCTCATGCGCACGGGCCACCAGCAGAAGGAGGCCGCCGCGATCCTCGACGTGAGCGCCGCCGCCGTGAGCGCCCGCCTGAAGGCGGCGATGTGGCGGGCCGAGGAGGATGCCAGGCCCGTCCTCGAACGGCTGCTGGCCGAGCTCGACGAGCGGCTCGCTGCGCACAGCGCCGGCGAATCGGGAACCGCCGCGGCGGAGTGA
- a CDS encoding NAD-dependent epimerase/dehydratase family protein, translating to MSLRVLFIGGNGIISSASSARIVARGDELTLLNRGTSTTRPRIEGVRHLTGDAGDPASIAAAIGDETFDVVANFRSFTPDQVARDLELFEGRCRQFVYISSASAYQKPIGHLPITESTPLRNPYWQYSRDKIASEDLLVAAYRERGFPATIIRPSHTYDATSVPLLGGWTAIDRMRRGKPVIVQGDGTSLWTLTHTRDFAVAFTGLLGNERAVGEAFHITSDEVLTWDQVGAALARAAGAEFRPVHVASEAIARELPEDGPGLVGDKAHSVIFDNTKVKSLVPEYRAVIPFWRGAHEIVDWHDADASRREVDAEQDAAFDRLVERYGA from the coding sequence ATGTCCCTGCGCGTGCTGTTCATCGGCGGCAACGGCATCATCAGCTCGGCGTCGAGCGCCCGGATCGTCGCCCGCGGCGACGAGCTCACGCTGCTCAACCGTGGCACGAGCACGACCCGGCCTCGCATCGAGGGCGTGCGGCACCTCACGGGCGACGCCGGCGACCCCGCCTCGATCGCCGCCGCGATCGGCGACGAGACGTTCGACGTGGTCGCGAACTTCCGCTCGTTCACGCCCGACCAGGTCGCGCGCGACCTCGAGCTGTTCGAGGGGCGCTGCCGCCAGTTCGTCTACATCTCCTCGGCATCCGCCTACCAGAAGCCGATCGGGCACCTGCCCATCACCGAGTCGACGCCCCTGCGCAATCCGTACTGGCAGTACTCGCGCGACAAGATCGCGAGCGAGGACCTGCTCGTCGCGGCCTACCGCGAGCGCGGCTTCCCGGCCACGATCATCCGCCCGTCGCACACGTACGACGCGACGAGCGTGCCGCTCCTCGGCGGCTGGACCGCCATCGACCGCATGCGCCGTGGCAAGCCGGTCATCGTCCAGGGCGACGGCACCAGCCTCTGGACGCTCACGCACACGCGCGACTTCGCCGTCGCATTCACGGGCCTGCTCGGCAACGAGCGGGCCGTCGGCGAGGCGTTCCACATCACGTCCGACGAGGTGCTCACCTGGGACCAGGTGGGCGCCGCGCTCGCCCGCGCGGCCGGCGCGGAGTTCCGGCCCGTGCACGTCGCGAGCGAGGCGATCGCGCGCGAGCTCCCCGAGGACGGACCCGGCCTCGTCGGCGACAAGGCGCACTCGGTGATCTTCGACAACACGAAGGTGAAGTCGCTCGTGCCCGAGTACCGCGCGGTCATCCCGTTCTGGCGCGGCGCGCACGAGATCGTCGACTGGCACGACGCCGACGCGTCGCGTCGCGAGGTCGACGCCGAGCAGGATGCCGCGTTCGACCGGCTCGTCGAGCGCTACGGCGCCTGA
- the argH gene encoding argininosuccinate lyase, which produces MTDAPGTGGPEGTDGTTSEHGTNEGALWGARFASGPSPELARLSKSTHFDWQLAPYDLAGSRAHARALAAAGYLSDDELGAMLAGLDTLEARVASGEVVAAESDEDVHGALEAALIGIVGPELGGKLRAGRSRNDQIATLVRLYLKDHAAVIGQQLVHLVDALASQADAHRTAVMPGRTHLQHAQPVLLAHHLLAHGWALSRDLERLLDWTKRADVSPYGGGALAGSTLGLDAASVARDLGLAAPAENSIDGTASRDVVAEFAFVAAMIGIDLSRIAEEVILWNTREFGFVTLDDGYSTGSSIMPQKKNPDIAELARGKSGRLIGNLTGLLATLKALPLAYNRDLQEDKEPVFDSVETLEVLLPAFTGMIATLEFHTDRMAELAPAGFSLATDVAEWLVKRHVPFRDAHEITGALVRYAEERGLGLDAVDDAALAAISPHLTPDVREVLTVEGSVASRDGIGGTAPTRVDEQFARLTDRVRHLVVGLPAAGRGR; this is translated from the coding sequence ATGACCGACGCACCCGGCACCGGCGGACCCGAGGGCACCGACGGCACGACCTCCGAGCACGGCACGAACGAGGGCGCGCTCTGGGGCGCGCGCTTCGCGAGCGGCCCGTCGCCCGAGCTCGCCCGCCTCTCGAAGTCGACGCACTTCGACTGGCAGCTCGCGCCCTACGACCTGGCCGGCTCGCGTGCGCACGCCCGCGCGCTCGCGGCAGCGGGGTACCTGAGCGACGACGAGCTCGGCGCCATGCTCGCCGGCCTCGACACGCTCGAGGCGCGCGTCGCCTCGGGCGAGGTCGTCGCCGCCGAGTCCGACGAGGACGTGCACGGCGCGCTCGAGGCGGCACTCATCGGCATCGTCGGCCCCGAGCTCGGCGGCAAGCTCCGCGCCGGTCGCAGCCGCAACGACCAGATCGCCACGCTCGTGCGGCTCTACCTCAAGGACCACGCGGCCGTCATCGGCCAGCAGCTCGTGCACCTCGTCGACGCGCTCGCGTCGCAGGCCGACGCGCACCGCACCGCCGTCATGCCCGGCCGCACGCACCTGCAGCACGCGCAGCCCGTGCTCCTCGCGCACCACCTGCTCGCGCACGGCTGGGCACTGTCCCGCGACCTCGAGCGGCTCCTCGACTGGACGAAGCGCGCCGACGTGTCGCCGTACGGAGGGGGAGCGCTCGCCGGGTCGACGCTCGGGCTCGACGCGGCATCCGTCGCCCGCGACCTCGGCCTGGCCGCGCCCGCCGAGAACTCGATCGACGGCACCGCGAGCCGCGACGTCGTCGCCGAGTTCGCCTTCGTCGCGGCGATGATCGGCATCGACCTCTCGCGCATCGCCGAGGAGGTCATCCTCTGGAACACCCGCGAGTTCGGCTTCGTCACGCTCGACGACGGCTACTCGACCGGATCGTCGATCATGCCGCAGAAGAAGAACCCCGACATCGCCGAGCTCGCGCGCGGCAAGTCGGGCCGACTGATCGGCAACCTCACCGGCCTCCTCGCGACCCTCAAGGCGCTGCCGCTCGCGTACAACCGCGACCTGCAGGAGGACAAGGAGCCGGTGTTCGACTCGGTCGAGACCCTCGAGGTGCTGCTGCCGGCGTTCACGGGAATGATCGCGACGCTCGAGTTCCACACCGACCGCATGGCCGAGCTCGCGCCCGCCGGCTTCTCCCTGGCGACGGATGTCGCGGAGTGGCTCGTGAAGCGCCACGTGCCGTTCCGCGACGCCCATGAGATCACGGGCGCGCTCGTGCGCTACGCGGAGGAGCGCGGGCTGGGGCTCGACGCCGTCGACGATGCCGCGCTGGCCGCGATCTCGCCGCACCTCACGCCCGACGTGCGCGAGGTGCTGACGGTCGAGGGCTCGGTCGCGAGCCGCGACGGCATCGGCGGCACCGCACCGACGCGCGTCGACGAGCAGTTCGCCCGCCTCACGGACCGCGTGCGCCACCTCGTCGTCGGCCTGCCGGCCGCCGGCCGCGGTCGCTGA
- the argF gene encoding ornithine carbamoyltransferase has product MTRHFLRDDDITPAEQAEILDLAERLKQDRWAVKPLAGPQTVAVIFDKSSTRTRVSFAVGIADLGGSPLIISTASSQLGGKETPSDTARVLERMVSAIVWRTYGQAGLEEMAAGTTVPVVNALSDDFHPCQLLADLLTIREHKGDLAGLTVTFLGDGASNMAQSYVLAGVTAGMHVRVASPEEFAPAASVVADADRIADSTGGSVTLYTDAAEAAAGADVVVTDTWVSMGKEDEKAHRVATFGAYRVDRELMSLAASDAVFMHCLPADRGYEVTADVIDGEQSIIWDEAENRLHAQKALLVWLLERKDA; this is encoded by the coding sequence ATGACCCGCCACTTCCTCCGCGACGACGACATCACGCCCGCCGAGCAGGCCGAGATCCTCGACCTCGCCGAGCGCCTCAAGCAGGACCGCTGGGCGGTGAAGCCGCTCGCCGGGCCGCAGACCGTCGCCGTGATCTTCGACAAGTCCTCGACCCGCACGCGGGTGTCGTTCGCGGTCGGCATCGCCGACCTCGGCGGCTCCCCGCTCATCATCTCGACCGCGAGCAGCCAGCTCGGCGGCAAGGAGACCCCGTCCGACACCGCCCGCGTGCTCGAGCGGATGGTGTCCGCCATCGTCTGGCGCACCTACGGGCAGGCCGGACTGGAGGAGATGGCCGCCGGCACGACCGTGCCCGTCGTCAACGCGCTCTCCGACGACTTCCACCCGTGCCAGCTGCTCGCCGACCTGCTCACGATCCGCGAGCACAAGGGCGACCTCGCCGGCCTTACCGTGACGTTCCTCGGCGACGGCGCCTCGAACATGGCGCAGTCGTACGTGCTCGCGGGCGTGACCGCGGGCATGCACGTGCGCGTCGCCTCGCCCGAGGAGTTCGCGCCCGCGGCATCCGTCGTCGCCGACGCCGACCGCATCGCCGACTCGACCGGCGGTTCCGTCACGCTGTACACGGATGCCGCGGAGGCAGCCGCCGGCGCCGACGTCGTCGTGACCGACACCTGGGTCTCCATGGGCAAGGAGGACGAGAAGGCGCACCGCGTGGCGACCTTCGGCGCCTACCGGGTGGATCGCGAGCTCATGTCGCTCGCGGCATCCGATGCGGTCTTCATGCACTGCCTGCCCGCCGACCGCGGCTACGAGGTGACCGCCGACGTGATCGACGGCGAGCAGTCGATCATCTGGGACGAGGCGGAGAACCGCCTGCACGCCCAGAAGGCGCTGCTCGTGTGGCTGCTCGAGCGGAAGGACGCGTGA
- a CDS encoding DNA-3-methyladenine glycosylase, translated as MSEALVAVGREWFARDSVELAPLLLGAVLAHDSEEGRVAIRLSEVEAYRGVGEDPGSHAFRGQTRRNAVMFGESAHLYAYFTYGMHTCLNVVAGHPGSSSAVLLRGGTVVEGLELARLRRPGASDRDLARGPARLAVALGVPLSASGDDLLAPPYALEVPTAPEPFESGPRTGVSGAGGGAAFPWRFWIPGEPGVSPYRRHARSDD; from the coding sequence ATGTCGGAGGCCCTCGTCGCCGTCGGACGCGAGTGGTTCGCGCGCGACTCCGTCGAGCTCGCGCCGCTCCTGCTCGGGGCGGTGCTCGCGCACGACTCCGAGGAGGGCCGCGTCGCCATCCGCCTCTCCGAAGTCGAGGCGTATCGCGGCGTCGGCGAGGATCCCGGCTCGCACGCGTTCCGCGGCCAGACCCGCCGCAACGCGGTGATGTTCGGCGAGTCCGCGCACCTGTACGCGTACTTCACGTACGGCATGCACACGTGCCTCAACGTCGTGGCGGGGCATCCGGGATCGTCGTCGGCCGTGCTGCTGCGCGGGGGCACCGTGGTCGAGGGGCTCGAGCTCGCGCGGCTGCGGCGGCCCGGGGCATCCGATCGCGACCTCGCGCGCGGACCCGCCCGGCTCGCGGTCGCCCTCGGCGTGCCCCTGTCGGCGAGCGGCGACGACCTGCTCGCGCCGCCGTACGCGCTCGAGGTGCCGACCGCTCCCGAGCCGTTCGAGTCGGGCCCGCGCACCGGCGTGAGCGGCGCCGGCGGGGGAGCGGCGTTCCCGTGGCGCTTCTGGATCCCCGGCGAGCCGGGCGTCTCGCCGTACCGGCGGCACGCGCGCTCCGACGACTGA